The nucleotide window AGCTAGGTCAGATCGAATCCCTCCTCTGCTTGTGACCTCCGTGACTCCCATCTCCCTCGGGGTCAAAGCCAAGGTCTTCCCCACAGCCCTCAAGGACCTGCACGGCCtacccccttccctccctgcccttcccctcacccactgctccagccacacaggcCGCCTTGCTACCATTCCCCTAACATGCCAGGCATGGTCTAGCCTCAGGGcgtttgcacatgctgttctgaCTGGACCGGTCTTCCCCTCTGATCAACGTGGTTCTGTCCCTtacctccctcccacctctctaTACAAACGCTGCCAGCAAGGCATTCCCTGCCACTCGAATTCCAACTACCCACCCCTCCCATACTTCCTGCTCCCTTCccgacattttaaaaaaaaatttatttatgcagtgatggagtcttgctctgtcacccaggcttgagtacagtggtgcgatctcggctcactgcaacctccgtctcctgggttcaagtgattctcctgcctcagcctcctgagtagctgggattacaggtgcctgccaccatgcccagtattAATTAACTAAAACCAATAATTAGTATTGTAcgaattattgtatttttagtagagatggggtttctctatggtggccagggtagtctcaaactcctgacctcaggtgattcggccacctcggactcccaaagtgctgggattacaggtgtgagccatcacacctggccagttttatttatttttaaaacaaagtctctgtcacccaggctggaatgcagtggtacaatctcaattcactgtagcctctgcctcctgggtttaagtgatccaactgcctcagcctcccgagtagctgggattacaggcatgcaccatcacgtttggctaatttttgtatttttagtagaggcagggtttcatcatgttggccaggctggtcttgaactcctgacctcaagtgatctgcccgcctcggcgtcccaaagtgctgggattacaggtgtgagctaccccgTCCGGCCCCCcgactttattttcttattagtaAATCTCTCCTTTGCATGCTGTGTAGTTCACCTGGCTGCCTCCTTTACCATCCGCTCCACCCATGAAGTATCTGCTCACGAGGGCAGGGATCTTTGAACTGTGGCCTCTGCTGTGTTCCCAGCACACTCAGACCCCATAAATATTTACCGGGCAGACTTTGGTGCACTGGCAACGCTGACCCCTCCTCCCACTCCATGGTCTAGGCACGCTGAGTAATTCCTAATTCTCTGTCGCACCTTTGCATATGCTGTGCCCTGTGCCTGGCGTGCCTTCTCCTGGAACTCTCCCAACCGAGATCCCCGGCTCGTTAGGGCAGGGTACCAATGGTGAGGCAGTCCTGGAATCTCAGACATGCCCTCCCACCTCCCTGACCCCCATGGGAGGGCTGACTCACTGGGTGGGGAAGAGGACCAGTCGGGTGTAGAAGAAGACCAAGGAGAAGATGAGGAAGAGCGCGTCACACACTTGCTGATACTGCGTGTAGTTGACCATCTTACAGGCCTGAGACGGGCAGCACAGAGACATGGGCTCAGGACCAGGGGCCTGGCCTCAAGGAGAAGGTGCTATGGGACGGGAACAGGTGAATTGGGGTGGGGCCTTGATTCCAGGAACTACCTACATTTCCAGGAAAGGTAAAGAGTGTGAataaatacaggctgggcacggtggctcacgcctgtaatcccagccctttgggaggctgaggtggcggatcacctgaggtcaagagttcgagaccagcctgaccaagatggtgaaatcccatctctactaaacatacaaaaattagctgggcgtggtggtgggcacttgtaatcccagctacttgggaagctgaggccggagaatcgcttgaacgtgggaggcagaggttgcagtgagtagagattgcgccattgcactccagcctgggtgagagcgcgagactccatctcaaaaaaaagtgaatacaTGCATGCATGCGCCTGTCTGTAGCTGTATCCTCCAagaagggaggctgagggggcggGGCTTTATCTCCCAGGAAGACAGAGGGGGCAGGACCTCATGTCCCAAGGAAGCTGAGAAGCTGGGGGGGAGGGGCCGGGGGGGGCCTCTGCCCAAGGAAGCTAGGAGGGGTGGGGCTTCATCACCCAGgaagatgggggggggggggggggggggccttatcagcctggaagacagatgGGACGAGGCCTTATTACCCGAGAAGGCCAGGAGGGTGGGCTCCATTTCCCAGGAAAGTTGGGAGGAATGGGACTTCATCTCTAGGGGCACCTGGGAGGGCTGGGTACAGCAGCTGGGAAGGGTCAGGCAGGGGCCAGGCCCACCTCCAGCAGGTAGTCGGCGGAATCGTGTAACAGCAGCACCAGAGAGCCGATGCGCAGCAGGTTGGTGCTGTAGGAGAAGGTCATCAGGATGACCACCACGAAGTGATGTATCACCTGCTCCTTGAAATCCTGCAGGAGACAGTGGGTCACGGTGGGGATGAGCCTTGATGCTGGAGGGTGCCCCACCCTACGGGCCAAGAAGTGCGTCCTTTCAAGGGGTTTGTGTGGCCTCTGGGCCCATGGCCTCTATACCTCCTGCAAGAGGCACCAGGGAGCTCTCGAGGTACAGCTGTGAGGCTGCCCTACCACCCAGCTCCCCAGTTCCCTGTCCGTGGTGGGGTCTTCCAGACTCTGGTGTGGCCTCACCTTGCGCTTGACATCAAAGGGCAGCCGGATTAGCAGTGAGAGGTAGAACGCCAGCTCCAAGAGGTACCACCAGTACAGGGATGGCTTCAGGGGCTGCAGCAGGGCAGGACAAGGTTAGCTGTGGGGAGCGAAGGCTCCAGTCGGGCAGGGGTATGGCTCAGGGCCCACTCCCTTTGCTCAAAACCAGGATACTTGAATCCCAGTGAGTGAGCTCCCCATCTCTGGAGGTAATCAAGGGCAGTGGTTTGGTGGAAGCACCTGCTTGGAGTTTTCTAGCCGTTCTCTATTCCCCAGAGGAATCAAAGACACAGAGTAGTACTCGGTGGGGAATGATGGTGGTGTCAGGGCTCGCGTCCCAGGTCCATGGCTGCAGCAACTGTGATCATCACCCTGGCCTCTAAGCATTCGCTCACACACCCACACTGCCACTCACCTGGTTTGGGTAATTGTCCCAGCACCTTACTGGGGCCCACAGCCATGATTCCTGCCGGGAAACAGGTGTCAGGCTGTGCGGAGGTGAGAATCCAGCTTTCCACCCTGGGTCTGTGGCCTCTTTGGGGCTCTTTCCATGGTCTCGTAAATGCTGCCTTCACCCAGCCGTGCTTTTTTCTGTCTCAATCTTGATTGGGGAGCTCATTCACTGCAGAACCCTAAACTTCTGGTGCGTGGCAGACCCTAAGTACCTGTTGTGTGAATTCACCACCGCCTGGCCCAGCTCGCTCTCTCCTCGGCTgcacccctccacacacaccctcccaccATATCCAGGCCTGGGGCGTAGGAGGCATTTCTGGGACAGGAGGACGGGGCAGGTGAGCAGTCAGCTACACTCGTGTACACTCACGTGGTATAGGACCGAGAGACCACCCACGAAGGAGGACAGGTAGAAAAGAAACCTCCAGCTGCGGATAGGGAGGGAGCTGTGAAAACAGGAACCACCCCCCTGCTGCCTTGCACCCCAGAAGTCCCATCCAGCCCCATTCTGGGTTTACCTGGCCTCACAGAACTTCTTGGTCAGCTGCGTTTGATCCTGCTTTCGGCGTCTCCGGAACCATCGTTGGGTCTGCCGCAGTGTGAGGCCACACTGGGCAGCCAGGAGGgagagctggggctggggagggggtgatGGGGACAAGGGTCACAGAGGCCCTGTGGTGGCTTCCCCCATGGCCCCAGACAGGACTTGGCTCTGCCCTCTCCTCCACTGCAGCCCCACGTCTTGTCTACAAGGTGACCACGTCTATATGGAGAGGCAGTGTTGGGGGTCGCAGAGTTGGGGGGGGGTCCCAGCGTGGGGGGCCTGCAGAACACTTGGGCCTTAAGCAAATCCTGTTCATAGGGCAGGCAGGTCGCTGATGGGGATGGGATTAAGAGAGATGCTGGTGTGCATCCTCTTCTACCCACAGATAGGCTTCCCTGCGTCCCTCCAGAACGGTCAGTTCCCACCTCCAACCTAGGCAGGCAGTTGAGACCTTGCCCCAGCCCCAAGCCCTACATGAAGAGGGAAATGGACAAGTAGAGGGGGAGTCACGTGGCTTCTAGCTCTGTGGCAACTGCCCTGTTGCCCCCAGGGCATGTGGTCTTCAccattccccaccccaccccactcaggATGCATCCACGTCTCCACAGTGCAGAGCCTGTCTAGCAGCAGCCACACCAGAGACGCGAATGGAGGGAGGGTCACAGGGCTGCTTCTGTTACTCCATCTCCTACCAACTCAGACCTTCCATTCCTCCCCCAGAATAGGAGAGCATGCAACTGCTTTCACTGTCCTACAACCTGTCCATTGTGCAACTATGCCCAGGGAGGCTGCGAGGGGCGGGGCGCCATctcccagggaggctgggggggtgggggggtgggtcCTCATCtcccagggaggctgggagggggtGGGTCCTCATCGCCCAGGGAGGCTGGAGGGGCAGGGCTCCATCTtccagggaggctgggaggagcgGGGCTCTATCGCCCAGGGATGCTGGGAGGGGTGGGGCCCATTTCCCAGTGGGACTGGTATGCCTGGGGCTCCATCTTCCAGGGAGGCTGGAGGGGCGGGTCCTCATTTCCCAGGGAGGCTAGCGGGGCAGGGCTCATTTCCCAAGGAATCGGGGATGAAGAGTGGAAAGTGGGGGCATTTCGGGGGTACCTGAAGCCACCTtggcttctcctgcctcaacaaataggccacacacccacacaccaccCCGCAGGCCCCACCCCCCAGGGCAGTAGTGCCAGTCGCAGGGCACGGGGGGGGGGGGCTCTCACCTCCTCGGGCCTGTGCCCTTCTGTGAGGAAGTATTTTTCCAGCGTGGCATTCGGCTTCACCTGCTTCCTGGTCTGATCCCTCACACCCAGCCACCGGCTCAGGGGCAGGCCGATGAATCTGGGTGCAAGGGAGATAGAGCCCATTAGCCCAGGTGAAGAGACGGGACTGCCTATGCATGAGGGGGCAGACATGCTATCGGTGGGTAAACCAAGTCTCAGAGGTCACAGCTGGCACAGGGCAGGGTATGTACAACTTGGGGTCTGTCTTCTCCATCTGCTCAGAGGGTTTGGAGGTCCAGAGTCAGAAAGGTTCATGAAACAGGACTCGATTTTCCACTTATTCCCGGCCTCATCCCCTGGGGCCCTGAAGGGGTAGCCCGGCTGCTGTGTTTGACCAAACATAAGGCAGCTGGCTCACGTGAGGTCAGaatttcgagaccagtctgaccaatgtggtgaaacattgtctctactaaaaatacaaaatcatctgggtgtggtggcatgtgcctgtaatcccagctacacgagaggctgaggcaggagaattgcttgaacctggaggtggaggttgcagtgagccaggatggcatcactctattccagcctgggagacagagtctccatctcaaaaaaaaaaaaaaaaaaaaaggcacatgaaCCTGTGATGTGTCTGCTGGGTGAGGGTGTGCAGACCAGCTCTTGGGGAACACAGGTACCTTTGCCCAATTCCAAACCAGAGATAAGAGTCTCTTCACTGCCTGTCTCACTGTGACCTGGGTCCTGGCCTGACCCCTCGCCAGACTGGGGGCTCCCCACGGGCAGGGGCTGTTCCCGCTCCAAGCCCCTCCTCCTAGCATCCCCCATTCAGGATAAAGACTTGCAG belongs to Piliocolobus tephrosceles isolate RC106 unplaced genomic scaffold, ASM277652v3 unscaffolded_44507, whole genome shotgun sequence and includes:
- the LOC113224353 gene encoding ceramide synthase 4, with the protein product MLSSFNEWLWQHRFWLPPNVTWAELEDRDGRVYPHPQDMLAALPLALVLLAMRLAFERFIGLPLSRWLGVRDQTRKQVKPNATLEKYFLTEGHRPEEPQLSLLAAQCGLTLRQTQRWFRRRRKQDQTQLTKKFCEASWRFLFYLSSFVGGLSVLYHESWLWAPVRCWDNYPNQPLKPSLYWWYLLELAFYLSLLIRLPFDVKRKDFKEQVIHHFVVVILMTFSYSTNLLRIGSLVLLLHDSADYLLEACKMVNYTQYQQVCDALFLIFSLVFFYTRLVLFPTQILYTTYYESLGNRGPFFGYYFFNGLLMLLQLLHVFWSCLILRMLRSFIKKGQMEKDIRSDMEESDSSEDEAAAQEPLQLKNGAARGPRPAPTDGPRSRVAARLTRHTTAT